In a genomic window of Cytobacillus sp. FSL H8-0458:
- a CDS encoding stage V sporulation protein D: MRVSNVTVRKRLTAALFVGILVFFIIDLRLGYVQFFLGNMLTDGAKELWSRDIPFEPERGEIVDRNGVPLATNVSAPTVYVVPRQIKDPADAAEKLAAVLNMPKEKAYELITKRASSVKIPQGRKISHEKAKEIRALGIEGVYIGEDSKRHYPFGNYLSHVLGFAGIDNQGLMGLELYYDEKLKGKKGSVKFYANAKGERMNDMADDYKPPVDGMDLKLTIDSKIQTIVERELDIAQAEYNPDGIIAIAMNPNNGEVLAMSSRPDFDPANFKNVPPEIYNRNLPIWSTYEPGSTFKIITLAAALEEGKVNLEKDHFHDPGSVEVGGARLRCWKKGGHGSQTYLEVVQNSCNPGFVELGERLGKESLFKYIRDFGFGEKTGIDLQGEGKGILFNLDRVGPVEQATTAFGQGVSVTPIQQVAAISAAVNGGTLYTPYIAKELINPATGEVLMKKSPDAKRKVISKETSDEIREALESVVAKGSGKKAFVDGYRVGGKTGTAQKAQNGRYLENNHIVSFIGFAPADDPQLVVYVAVDNPKGTVQFGGVVAAPIVGEIMGDSLRAMGVKPRKDQIEKELTWMDSPMIEVPDMVGLTKKDLGELYLNLKIDASGTGNTVVKQTPQPGIKLKEGSTIRLYFDDK; the protein is encoded by the coding sequence ATGCGTGTATCAAATGTGACCGTTCGAAAACGGCTGACTGCAGCGTTGTTTGTTGGTATTCTCGTTTTTTTTATTATTGATTTGCGTCTGGGATATGTTCAATTTTTCCTGGGGAATATGCTTACAGATGGCGCAAAGGAGCTCTGGAGCAGAGATATCCCTTTTGAACCGGAAAGAGGAGAAATCGTTGACCGAAACGGTGTTCCGCTGGCTACGAATGTCAGTGCCCCAACTGTCTATGTTGTACCCAGACAAATTAAGGATCCTGCTGATGCTGCAGAGAAATTGGCTGCAGTACTGAATATGCCAAAAGAAAAAGCCTATGAGCTTATCACCAAAAGGGCATCAAGTGTGAAAATTCCACAAGGCAGAAAGATCTCCCATGAGAAAGCGAAAGAAATCCGTGCATTGGGTATTGAAGGAGTTTACATCGGTGAAGATTCAAAACGCCATTATCCTTTCGGTAATTATCTATCGCATGTTCTGGGGTTTGCAGGAATTGATAATCAGGGCCTAATGGGCCTTGAGTTATATTATGATGAAAAACTAAAAGGAAAAAAGGGATCTGTTAAGTTTTATGCGAATGCAAAGGGAGAGCGGATGAACGATATGGCGGATGATTATAAGCCGCCGGTTGATGGAATGGATTTAAAGCTTACCATCGATTCAAAGATACAGACTATTGTAGAAAGGGAGCTTGATATAGCTCAGGCGGAATATAACCCTGATGGAATAATAGCAATTGCCATGAATCCAAATAATGGAGAGGTTCTTGCCATGTCCAGCAGACCGGATTTTGACCCTGCGAATTTTAAAAACGTTCCTCCCGAGATTTACAACCGCAATCTGCCGATATGGAGTACATACGAGCCTGGTTCCACATTTAAAATCATTACTCTGGCAGCTGCATTAGAAGAGGGAAAGGTAAATTTAGAAAAGGATCATTTCCACGACCCGGGATCTGTTGAAGTGGGCGGTGCCAGACTGAGATGCTGGAAAAAGGGCGGACATGGCAGTCAGACTTATCTTGAAGTAGTACAGAATTCCTGCAACCCCGGCTTTGTAGAGCTGGGTGAGAGATTAGGCAAAGAGTCACTATTTAAATATATCCGTGACTTCGGGTTCGGCGAAAAGACGGGCATCGACCTGCAGGGCGAGGGGAAAGGGATTCTATTTAATCTCGACCGGGTTGGTCCTGTTGAGCAGGCAACTACTGCTTTTGGACAGGGTGTTTCCGTTACCCCGATTCAGCAGGTAGCAGCCATTTCTGCTGCGGTTAATGGCGGAACATTATATACACCTTATATAGCGAAAGAGCTTATAAATCCGGCTACCGGTGAAGTATTGATGAAAAAATCGCCTGATGCAAAAAGAAAAGTAATTTCAAAGGAAACATCAGATGAAATCCGCGAAGCGCTTGAATCAGTTGTGGCAAAAGGATCAGGAAAAAAAGCGTTCGTTGACGGATATCGTGTTGGGGGAAAAACTGGAACTGCGCAAAAAGCGCAAAATGGCCGGTACCTGGAAAATAACCATATCGTATCATTTATAGGGTTCGCACCTGCTGATGACCCTCAGCTGGTCGTTTATGTGGCTGTGGATAATCCAAAAGGAACCGTTCAATTTGGGGGTGTTGTTGCTGCTCCGATTGTAGGGGAAATCATGGGGGACAGTCTGCGGGCAATGGGTGTGAAGCCCCGCAAAGATCAAATTGAGAAAGAGCTGACATGGATGGATTCTCCGATGATTGAGGTTCCGGATATGGTAGGTCTGACAAAGAAAGACCTTGGTGAACTATATCTTAACCTGAAAATTGATGCAAGCGGGACAGGAAATACGGTGGTTAAGCAAACGCCTCAGCCGGGCATTAAGTTAAAAGAAGGTTCTACGATCCGCCTGTATTTTGATGACAAATAA
- a CDS encoding UDP-N-acetylmuramoyl-L-alanyl-D-glutamate--2,6-diaminopimelate ligase: MELHKLLRFLQPYMTYKGENPEITAIVNDNRKVTPGSLFVCIEGYTVDGHDFAASAAEKGAAAVIAQKELDLDIPVIVVKNTKRAMAVLADAFYGQPSKQLHLIGITGTNGKTTTSHLIEKILADAGRKTGLIGTMYTKIADETFEVKNTTPESLTLQSTFRKMADAGVDSAVMEVSSHALVEGRVHGCDFNIAVFTNLTQDHLDYHKTMDEYRRAKGLLFAQLGSAYNHGEPKYAILNSDDPASAEYEKSTAAHVISYGIDQEADLRAINIQMTAAGTEFDLISPFGEHKVSLKMIGKFSIYNVLASIGAGIAAGISISQIIKSAEEVKGVAGRFETVDAGQDFSVIVDYSHTPDSLKNALETVKQFALNRIYAIVGCGGDRDRSKRPLMAEIACQYSTDPIFTSDNPRSEDPIQILKDMEEGVKEESYKIIVDRKEAIHYAVKNASAGDVILIAGKGHETYQIVGSHVFDFDDRLVAKEAIEER; the protein is encoded by the coding sequence ATGGAATTACATAAACTGCTGCGATTTTTACAGCCTTATATGACATATAAAGGAGAAAACCCTGAAATCACAGCGATTGTTAACGATAACCGGAAAGTTACACCTGGAAGTCTGTTTGTTTGCATTGAGGGCTATACGGTGGATGGCCATGACTTTGCAGCTTCTGCTGCCGAGAAAGGTGCAGCAGCTGTAATTGCCCAAAAAGAGCTGGACTTAGATATCCCGGTTATAGTAGTTAAAAATACAAAACGTGCGATGGCCGTGCTGGCTGATGCATTTTATGGACAGCCGAGCAAGCAGCTCCATTTAATCGGCATAACAGGGACTAATGGCAAAACAACAACAAGTCATTTAATTGAAAAGATCCTTGCTGATGCAGGAAGGAAAACGGGCTTAATTGGCACGATGTATACAAAGATTGCCGATGAAACTTTTGAAGTGAAAAATACAACTCCTGAAAGTCTGACTTTGCAAAGCACATTTAGAAAAATGGCAGATGCTGGTGTGGATTCGGCTGTAATGGAAGTGTCTTCTCATGCACTTGTTGAAGGCCGCGTTCATGGCTGTGATTTTAATATAGCCGTGTTTACAAACCTGACACAGGATCACCTGGATTATCATAAAACGATGGATGAATACAGGAGAGCAAAAGGGCTGTTGTTTGCCCAGCTTGGAAGCGCCTATAATCATGGAGAACCGAAGTATGCCATTTTAAATTCAGATGACCCTGCTTCCGCAGAATATGAAAAATCGACGGCTGCTCATGTCATTTCCTACGGAATTGATCAGGAAGCTGATCTGCGGGCCATTAATATTCAAATGACTGCTGCCGGTACGGAATTTGACTTAATCTCTCCATTCGGGGAGCATAAAGTTTCTTTAAAAATGATAGGAAAGTTCAGCATCTATAATGTCCTTGCCAGTATTGGAGCAGGTATCGCTGCAGGAATATCAATCTCTCAAATCATTAAATCTGCAGAAGAAGTTAAAGGTGTAGCCGGCAGATTTGAAACCGTAGATGCAGGCCAGGATTTTTCTGTGATTGTTGATTATTCGCATACACCTGACAGCCTGAAAAATGCTCTGGAAACGGTAAAGCAATTTGCCCTGAACCGCATTTACGCTATCGTGGGCTGCGGAGGAGACAGAGACAGATCCAAACGTCCGCTTATGGCTGAAATTGCATGTCAGTACAGTACAGACCCAATCTTTACTTCAGACAATCCGAGAAGTGAAGACCCGATCCAAATCTTGAAGGATATGGAAGAGGGAGTAAAAGAAGAAAGTTATAAAATAATCGTCGATCGAAAAGAAGCCATTCATTATGCGGTGAAAAATGCAAGTGCAGGAGACGTTATCTTAATAGCAGGAAAGGGCCATGAGACCTATCAGATTGTAGGCAGCCATGTTTTTGACTTTGATGACCGTCTGGTGGCAAAAGAGGCTATAGAGGAGCGATAA
- the rsmH gene encoding 16S rRNA (cytosine(1402)-N(4))-methyltransferase RsmH: MFEHTTVLLKETVEGLNIHPDGVYVDCTLGGAGHSKLILSQLSEKGKLYAFDQDDTAIAHAKEKLAEYGDRITIIKSNFKYLQEELENLGVSKVDGVLYDLGVSSPQLDTPERGFSYHNDAPLDMRMDTGADISAYDVVNSWEYGELVKIFFRYGEEKFSKQIARKIEAAREVSPIETTGQLVEIIKEAIPAPARRKGGHPAKRVFQAIRIAVNDELGVFEDSLHQAIDILNPNGRISVITFHSLEDRICKAAFKKASETPNLPPGLPIIPDEYKPILKLINRKPILPSEEELEHNNRARSAKLRIAEKL, encoded by the coding sequence ATGTTTGAACATACAACAGTACTATTAAAAGAAACAGTAGAAGGCTTAAACATCCATCCTGATGGTGTGTATGTGGATTGTACCCTTGGCGGAGCAGGCCACAGTAAATTAATTCTTTCCCAGCTTTCTGAAAAAGGAAAACTATACGCATTTGACCAGGATGACACAGCAATTGCACACGCAAAAGAAAAACTGGCTGAATATGGCGACAGAATCACGATTATCAAAAGTAATTTCAAGTATCTTCAGGAAGAGCTTGAAAACCTTGGTGTTTCTAAAGTGGATGGTGTTTTATATGATCTTGGCGTTTCTTCACCTCAGCTGGATACACCTGAAAGAGGATTCAGCTATCATAATGATGCCCCGCTTGATATGAGAATGGATACCGGCGCTGATATTTCCGCTTATGATGTGGTAAACAGCTGGGAATATGGTGAACTTGTGAAAATTTTCTTCAGATATGGGGAAGAGAAATTCTCAAAGCAAATTGCGAGGAAAATTGAAGCGGCCAGGGAAGTTTCTCCAATAGAAACAACAGGCCAGCTGGTAGAGATTATTAAAGAGGCCATTCCTGCACCTGCCAGGCGAAAAGGCGGACATCCCGCCAAGCGTGTTTTTCAGGCAATTAGAATAGCTGTTAATGATGAACTGGGTGTATTTGAAGATTCTCTGCACCAGGCTATTGACATATTAAATCCAAATGGAAGAATCAGCGTAATCACGTTTCACTCACTGGAGGATCGAATTTGCAAAGCTGCCTTTAAAAAAGCCAGCGAAACACCGAATCTGCCTCCCGGCCTGCCGATTATTCCAGATGAATATAAGCCGATTTTAAAGCTGATTAACAGAAAGCCGATTCTGCCTTCAGAGGAAGAGCTGGAACATAATAATCGTGCAAGGTCTGCAAAGCTGAGAATAGCAGAAAAGCTTTAA
- the mraZ gene encoding division/cell wall cluster transcriptional repressor MraZ, producing MFMGEFHHNVDNKGRLIVPSKFRDNLGETFVLTRGLDQCLFGYPMDEWRQLEEKLKGLPLTKKDARAFTRFFFSGATECEIDKQGRINIASPLLQYAKLEKECVVLGVSNRIEIWSKNLWEDYFAESEESFADIAENMIGFDI from the coding sequence ATGTTCATGGGTGAGTTCCATCACAACGTTGATAATAAAGGCCGTCTCATCGTGCCATCCAAGTTTCGTGATAACCTGGGTGAAACATTTGTTTTGACACGCGGACTTGATCAATGTTTGTTTGGCTACCCCATGGATGAGTGGAGGCAGCTTGAAGAGAAATTAAAAGGCCTTCCGCTTACTAAAAAAGATGCCCGTGCATTTACCCGTTTTTTCTTTTCAGGTGCCACTGAATGTGAAATAGATAAGCAAGGAAGAATAAATATTGCTTCCCCGCTTCTGCAATATGCAAAATTGGAAAAAGAATGTGTAGTGCTGGGCGTTTCCAATCGGATCGAGATATGGAGCAAAAATCTTTGGGAAGATTATTTTGCGGAATCAGAGGAATCTTTTGCTGATATTGCGGAAAATATGATTGGGTTTGATATATAA
- the ftsL gene encoding cell division protein FtsL, whose translation MSNLARKIQEEKQFDVQTQPVQAPKKLKTKKSWLSPGEKILGLAFTGIVCFGAVQMVSNQAAIYEVNKEIQQTEEAIQTQNKVNTDLKMQVSELSTYERIKAKAEEMGLKFSGNNVKVVED comes from the coding sequence ATGAGCAATTTAGCCCGAAAAATTCAGGAAGAAAAACAATTTGATGTTCAAACCCAGCCCGTACAGGCCCCCAAAAAATTAAAAACAAAAAAGTCCTGGCTTTCCCCCGGTGAAAAAATACTGGGACTTGCTTTCACGGGCATAGTTTGTTTTGGTGCAGTGCAAATGGTCTCAAATCAGGCGGCCATTTACGAAGTAAACAAAGAAATTCAGCAAACAGAAGAAGCAATCCAAACGCAGAACAAAGTGAATACAGATCTCAAAATGCAAGTGAGCGAATTAAGTACATACGAGCGCATTAAAGCAAAAGCTGAAGAAATGGGTCTCAAATTCAGCGGAAATAATGTCAAGGTCGTGGAAGATTAA
- a CDS encoding penicillin-binding protein encodes MKKQPNINFGAAILFLIFSLLFFVLIFRFVSIQATGEAAGHALAAKAQQKYEREKTIQAKRGTIYDRNGEVIAEDTISYKLVAILDKSMKPDYVKDPGKTAAALSKAIDLEESEIYRILTKKTKDGEKPFQVEFGKEGRDLPLKTKREIEDMKLPGITFITDSKRFYPNGVFASHLVGYVEKKKSKTNKTDTVGMLGLEQSLNNVLTGKDGKFSYESDIWGYLLPNGDQKIQPAQNGKDVYLTIDKKIQTFLEDSMNKVDEEYKPKKMVAVVADAKTGEILAMGQRPSFHPKTKEGIEDTWHNEVIENSFEPGSTMKIFTLAAAIEEGEFDPNEWYKSGSYKVTENSPAIRDHNQGRGWGSITYLEGVQRSSNVAFAKIVKEKLGYEKYREYITKFGFENPTGIDLPNETGGKIAYEWPLDKVTTGFGQGSAITPIQQIQAATAIANDGKMMQPHVISSIVDSDKKEVVKKTKPKVKGNPISAETAKKARDILETVVSSENGTGYKRYSIEGYEVAGKTGTAQIPDPNGGGYLTGHENFIFSFLGMAPKDDPELIIYVAVQQPDIDLSTNGAEPVAKIFTPVMKSSLQYLNIEPAKELKAKSEQAPEVEGKTVEEAKGQLKKSGFEAIVLGKGSRVQRQVPGNMYNLLEGERVILKTDGELTVPDMNGWSLRDVMKVAKLADLKLNTVGSGYVVKQNLKAGSALREGDYLIVELEQPGEKYNEGNLKSKEQEEEEEAVLD; translated from the coding sequence ATGAAGAAACAGCCAAATATTAATTTTGGAGCAGCGATATTATTTTTAATATTCAGCCTGCTCTTTTTTGTATTAATTTTTCGCTTTGTTTCCATCCAGGCAACAGGTGAAGCAGCGGGCCACGCACTTGCGGCTAAGGCTCAGCAGAAATATGAACGAGAAAAGACAATTCAGGCTAAAAGGGGGACCATTTATGACCGTAATGGGGAAGTCATTGCCGAGGATACTATTTCCTACAAGCTTGTAGCAATCCTTGACAAAAGCATGAAACCTGATTATGTGAAAGACCCCGGAAAGACAGCAGCGGCGTTATCGAAAGCTATTGACCTGGAAGAGTCGGAGATTTACAGGATTTTGACAAAGAAAACAAAAGATGGAGAAAAACCATTTCAGGTTGAATTTGGAAAAGAGGGCCGCGATCTTCCTCTTAAGACAAAAAGAGAAATAGAAGATATGAAATTGCCTGGGATTACATTCATAACAGATTCCAAGAGGTTTTATCCAAATGGAGTCTTCGCCTCACATTTAGTCGGGTATGTTGAAAAGAAAAAATCAAAGACAAATAAAACCGATACAGTCGGGATGCTTGGTCTTGAACAGAGCTTAAATAATGTGCTCACAGGAAAAGATGGGAAATTCAGCTATGAAAGTGATATATGGGGCTATCTGCTGCCTAATGGAGATCAAAAAATCCAGCCTGCTCAAAATGGTAAAGATGTGTATCTAACGATCGATAAGAAGATTCAGACCTTCCTTGAAGATTCTATGAATAAAGTAGACGAGGAATATAAGCCGAAAAAGATGGTTGCAGTAGTCGCTGATGCTAAAACAGGTGAAATTTTGGCAATGGGACAGAGGCCGTCATTTCATCCGAAGACAAAGGAAGGAATCGAAGACACTTGGCATAATGAAGTGATTGAAAACTCATTTGAACCCGGATCAACTATGAAAATCTTTACTTTGGCTGCTGCCATTGAGGAGGGTGAGTTTGATCCGAATGAATGGTATAAATCAGGAAGCTATAAAGTGACGGAAAATTCACCGGCTATACGAGACCATAATCAGGGACGCGGCTGGGGATCGATTACTTACCTTGAAGGTGTTCAGCGTTCATCGAATGTGGCTTTTGCGAAGATAGTGAAAGAAAAGCTCGGGTATGAAAAATACAGGGAATATATAACAAAGTTCGGCTTTGAAAATCCGACGGGGATTGACCTGCCGAATGAAACGGGCGGAAAGATCGCTTATGAGTGGCCGCTTGATAAGGTAACAACGGGATTTGGCCAAGGTTCAGCCATTACGCCTATTCAGCAGATACAGGCAGCTACCGCCATCGCAAATGACGGCAAAATGATGCAGCCGCATGTCATCAGCAGTATTGTTGATAGCGATAAAAAAGAAGTCGTGAAAAAAACAAAACCGAAGGTGAAAGGAAATCCCATTTCAGCAGAAACGGCAAAGAAAGCAAGAGATATCCTGGAAACGGTTGTGTCTTCTGAAAACGGAACAGGCTATAAAAGGTATAGTATCGAAGGCTACGAGGTTGCCGGAAAAACGGGGACTGCTCAAATTCCTGATCCAAATGGCGGAGGATATTTAACTGGTCATGAAAATTTTATCTTCTCGTTTTTGGGCATGGCTCCAAAAGATGATCCTGAACTGATCATCTATGTGGCGGTCCAGCAGCCGGATATTGACCTCAGTACAAATGGTGCAGAACCTGTTGCTAAGATTTTTACACCGGTAATGAAAAGCAGTCTGCAATACTTAAATATAGAACCGGCAAAAGAACTAAAGGCAAAGTCGGAACAAGCGCCTGAAGTGGAAGGGAAAACAGTTGAGGAAGCAAAAGGACAATTGAAAAAATCCGGATTTGAAGCTATTGTGCTCGGAAAGGGCAGCAGGGTGCAAAGGCAGGTCCCTGGCAATATGTACAATTTGCTTGAAGGCGAACGAGTGATCTTAAAGACGGATGGCGAATTAACAGTGCCTGATATGAATGGATGGTCGCTAAGGGACGTCATGAAGGTAGCAAAGCTTGCTGACTTAAAGCTTAATACTGTTGGAAGCGGATATGTGGTGAAACAAAATCTAAAAGCCGGTTCTGCACTTAGGGAAGGTGACTATTTAATCGTCGAACTGGAGCAGCCTGGTGAGAAATATAATGAGGGGAACCTCAAATCAAAAGAGCAAGAGGAAGAAGAGGAAGCAGTACTGGATTAA